From the Salminus brasiliensis chromosome 15, fSalBra1.hap2, whole genome shotgun sequence genome, the window GGGCTTCCCAAGAGATCAATAAACTATACCATATAAAGTTAACATACACAGTGCTACTGTAAATCAGTCACTACTAATATAAGAGTCCGGCCAATGATTAATTGTCACTTCTAATCGCTAATGTCCTCTCTGTGACCTTAACCCCCACCCCAttacacacagttcagacagcACTTAGTTAAACAATCCACTTGGCAGAGAGGAAGATTCACAGGGAGCACTTTTCACTTTAAGGGCCTACCTACACACTACatcatttaaatgttaaaacaacaaaaacaatgacTAATTAAAGGTGGATTCATGACTGATTAAACAGTTAAGGTTAATCCTAATCAACAAAAGTATGACAATAAAGGGACAATAAATTGTAGGCTGTATACGAAGGGTCCTTCACTTTGGAACAGCCTTCTATGACGTTGCGGCTGAGAAATGCAGCCCAGGCTAACAGTTTGAGGGTTGTATCCGAAACATAAGATACGCTGCTTACTCAGACAGGATTCTGAGGCAGAAAGATACCCATTTATGCCTTAACTGAAGTTTAGTAATTTAGCCCTTTATTGTATTGGGTGAGAATGCAAATGGCTAGTGACAACACAGCTAAACGCTCATATCCAGCAGTGAGCAGTTGATACCATTGTAATGTTAGGACATGTTGTTGTCTTTGTGATTCGGTTACAGAGACCTTTATCACTGCCTTCTGAGACAGCATGGACAGCAAGGCATCACCTCAGCTAGCTACCTTGTTTTAGACAGAGCCATTATTGAACATGCCCCAGGCATAACACTGGACACAGTTTGAAAGCTCACAGTATAAACATGAATAGTGCAACTTTACAGTGGCCTGCAAAGTGGACTACACTgggcatttattcattttaagcaACATTCCAAATAATAGGGAAGTTAAGAAAAaacaaatctgctttttgatgaAAACTAAAAATCTAATATTCCTTAATATCGATAATTGCATGTCTCTATGTTTTAGAGAAAAAaacttacatttttatatttttacaaattTCCTGACTAACATTTTTGTTtaagttttgtttttctgttgtcATCttttctcatgatcattttctCAGGATACGTACCTTGGAATATTTTCTTAAGGAAAGTGCTGAATAAGAATTCTGTAACTTGTAACCATAGTGGAATCATTTCACTATCATTTCACCAttttaaagggttctatataaaaccagCTGCAagaggttttccaccaatctgaAAACTCCTTCAAGGAATTTGGCTTGAAGGGGTTTTGGGGATAATACTGAAAGGAATGCTGCCATCTACCGTGTGGAGTGGGTACAAGGAAAATCGTACAATTTATTGAGAAAAATATCTCGCAATTATCCTAAGATACTGTATATTTGTAAGACAATAATCATAAACACAAGAtaaggcaggcaggcaggagaTGTATTTACATAAGTTATtcttataacaataataaaaagtcTTTAGGACATGTTGTACAACAGTTGTACAACTAGGTAacactaaaaaaacaaatcagtatTTAACATggcaatacatttaaaataattaatatacagatatattttttaataatttagtcatttttataACATTTCCTCTAgaatgtaacaatgtattgtaAATAAGAACATTATATAAACAATTatgaatacatatttattttatttatttatatttttcttttatttatatcaCACAAAACTGTCCAGTTTGCTTTCCCCGTATTTTTCCCACGTTCTGACCAGTAAAACGTCAGATGTTTAAAATAGTATTGATGATGACGTTGCACGGTGATCCGAATAAAGGGAATTTATCAgatacagacagatacagattTCAATAAGACCTTAGAAATATATGAGAAATATTGTGAGGTTTTgtgttatttataaaaaatatataaaatgtagtaAATGTAGTATTCATAATTGTTTATATAATGTTCTTAATTATAATACATGTTAGCTAAATTCTGGATGAAACGTCACCTTTAATCGGTGAGCTTAGAGACACTGTAGACGTGTATGGTGGTGACCACATGGGGCAGCAGCAGAAGTTTTTGAGACAGTTTTTGTTCCAACTCCTGCCATATTTCCCGACCATAgtctctcacttcctctgctAAAGATGGCGGTCCACGGTCCCGTTGTGAAAATCCACCCGGTGGTTCTTGCCTCTATTGCTGACTCGTACGAGAGGAGGAACGAGGGGGCAAGCCGTGTGATCGGCACATTATTAGGTGAGGTGTTGACATTTGAGGAAGAACGTGTCGAGAATCTTGTCTGATTGAGAAGCGGGTCTTTGTTCGCGCTCAGCACGCTCTGCCGGCTAATGCTAGTGCGCATGTCTACTGATTAGAAAGCACACACGCTTCTGACGTCGCGAATATATGTGTGATCGTACTGTTTGTCTTATTAGATATATGCTTTTGTCCTCAGGAACGATAGACAAGCACTCTGTCGAGGTCACCAACTGTTTCTCTGTTCCTCACAATGAATCAGAAGACGAGGTAAGGAAATGGGAGGTGTACTAGCTATCCTCAGCTTCACTGTAAattgtctgtgtatctgcatcCAATTCCTGCATTTCTTTTCCCGTTTCCCCTTTTCACAGAGGACCTGTCAATCAAAATGTTGCTTTTACTACTAGATAATGTGAAGGAATACTCCTGCTCTTGTCTATAGTGCAGATACAATGCACATCTTTAGTTTTAGTATAACCTGATCCAACAAAGAAATAGCCAAGCCAAACTGCAGTACTATAGTCTAAGGCCTAATTGTAGAAATACCAGTATACTGTGATGTGATTTGGAGGGTCACATTTTTTCTCCTCTGTTTAAATATTCTAGGTGGCTGTGGACATGGAGTTTGCAAAGAACATGTACGAACTTCATAAGAAGGTTTCACCCAGTGAAGTCATCATTGGTTGGTAGGTGAcatcttatttaaaaaaaaaaaaaaagcctttaatgTTATGTAATGTTATCTGACTTTGTCTGATTTGTCTATCAGGTATGCCACAGGATACGACATCACAGAGCATTCTGTACTGATCCATGAGTACTACAGTCGGGAGGCTCAGAACCCAATCCACCTTACTGTGGACACAGCGCTgcagagcaacaaaatgaacatTCGTGCTTATGTCAGGTCAGTCAGCTTGTCATCTTTTACACCCACATACAGCACATTATTACATAACTGGTGTAATAATGTTCATTACATAATGTTCATTCTCTTGTTTTGGTGTCCTGGTTGGATTATGTACTTTAAAGTTGATTTGCTTTTGGTCTTTCAGTGCACAGATGGGTGTTCCAGGAAAGACTGTTGGCGTGATGTTCACACCTTTAACCGTAAAATACGTTTACTATGACACAGAGCGCATCGGAGGTTTGTCACTGCTTCTTcttgaatgtgtgtatatatatatatatatatatatatatatatatatatatatatatatatatgggtgtgtgtgtgtgtacattcacAATTTGGACTATGACCTGTGTTGACCTCGATGTATGACTTTAGTATATGCATAGTAGGACACATTTTTAATGGATGCTGTTTTGGGGTGGTATGTGCATAGTGACATACATTCAGAACCGTTTTTACTTTTGGGGTGTTAGGTCTTCATTGCATATTTTAAGACGCTTCATTATAGCGCTTCattattgttttttgctttaacTGTTCCTTTGTAGACTTCCCTGCTGTGTGACCCACTTAGGGTTAAGCCTCAGTTCACAGAAGATTCCATGACATACCATGACACTAAATTTGGTGGTACGGTGCACAATGGCACAATTGCAAACTGTTCTAGACCCAGAGTTATATTTTGTATCCATCTTTCCACAGAACATCCTTCTAAAAGGAAGGAATCCTTCCTGTTTGTCCATGTAATCTTCAGCAAACTGCACATGGGCAGCATTGTTCTTGTTCTGGTGGCAATTCTTTTGATTTGAAACGCCAACTTTTTAATTACCTCTTCAACCTAATTTTTATTCACTTTCTAGGGGCactaggggggaaaaaaagccagtGGTAAACAAGTAGAAGCACTAATCAGAATGATAAATGTAAcattctatttacatgataccTGTAGTATATTTTTGATTTTTCTGTGCACTTTCAGAAAATATTAGCCTATTGTATTGAAATTACATCTGGGGACATGTTTAGTGTTGAAGCAAAGTAGGAGAAATGTACATTCTGCTTGAATGTTTACCTAACTCAGTCTGTTGCATTTCACCTCTTCTTAGTTTGGGCTACCATCTCCTATATTtagttgctgtgtgtgtgtgtagaaaggAGGATAATTTGAAAGCTTTGAATGCACTCTTAGCATATTGAATACAagtccatttttatttgtgggtAGCTGTTTATTATGAATGCTGTTTAACTTGGTTCAACTAAAACTTGATAGCCATTCTTATAGTATGAATCAGAATTTCTTAACTTTTACAATGTTCTGTTTCTCACGTGTTCTTATTTCTAGTTGATCTACTACAGCGGACTCGTGCATCTCCCAGCCGCACCAATGGCTTGACTTCAGACTTGGCTCAGGTGGGCAGCGCAGCTGGACGCATCCAGGAAATGCTGACCACAGTGCTCTCATACATAGAAGATGTCCTGGTAAGTCTTGGGGCTTTTtgcatggatttttttttctgtcagtaTCTTCCTGTAATAATTACACGATTGTGATTAACCAACATCGTTGGCTTTTTGTGCTTCCTGATGGAAAATCTAAGCCAAGCATTCATAACTGGAAACACGCTATTCAGGGATTGATTGATATTTAGGTTTTTAGTCTATGTTAAATTCAGTCATCTTTTAACTTTACCTGTGACCGtgcctctgctctgtctgagctacTACAGTCGGCTTGTTTCTGCAACCTACTGAAATAACACTGATGCATTCCATGTGAACAGTGATAACAAACATGTATGGCTTAGCCATTCTGGCTGTGTAAATCACCCAGCACTCATGGTGCACATCTAATTGACAGAGCTTTGGCGCTTCTTGTAACCAAAATCTCTTTGACGTTAGCAAGACTTGGCAAAGCCAATCTTGTTAGCGATGTGGGTAGGGAAGACGGGACCCATATGGTATTGGTAGGGGCATGTCCCTGCTGTCCATACCCAATTATATGTCCTTTGACAAGAGCTaagcaatatgacaatatttgattgtatcgtgatacatttttTATATGGTGATACACAGTgtacttttctaagcatattgaatATTGTTAATGCTTagtaaacactgatcaactgcatggttcattactaacagtgtaattggactggtttaaatggatgaagagcagcagatgttgagtataaatcactgtattcagtactgGAGAGTATCTAAATTGTAGTTAagagaatctgtcgctactgatgtatttagtctgtgataaatattgtgtatcgtgaaaactGTATCATGATAAAGTATTTTagcatatcgcccagccctaccttGGACTTGCatgattaaaaatatatattttgtaattGCAATCAGCTCCACTCTGTTGTTAAATATTATTCCTCATGTATCTCAATCTCTAGTCTGGCAAGGTGATTGCAGATAACAGTGTTGGTCGCTATTTAATGGATCTGGTCAACAAAGTGCCAAAAATCTCAGCAGAGGACTTTGAGAGTATGCTCAACTCCAACATTAATGTAAGTGACCGTtcaatttgtttgattgtttgccTCTTGTTTGGCTGCTATTGGCATGCTGACTTTGCTTACTTTTTTGTTCTATTTCTCACAGGACCTGCTGATGGTGACCTACCTGGCAAATCTCACCCAGGCTCAGATTGCTCTTAATGAAAAATTGGTTGTTCTGTGATTTGGGAAAATAAAGATATGTTTATCATTCCAACATTGTGTCTGTGTTATGAAACTAGTATCTATTTCTGAAACCAAATCAAAGATTTCTGCATGTTTGATTTGAGAATTGACTAATTATACATTTAAGCATTTTATAAAAGGCTAAAACCTGTTGTTAGATTGGGAAAAGGAATGTTTGTATTTTAGTAAGTGCTGTATTACTGCTGTTTTGCAGTACTCAACAATGTCTTTAGGGGTAAAAGACATTTGCGCATTTATATTTGGCTTGAACATTTGTAATAATTGCAGGTGTTTCTACATCAAAATCTGCAGTTTCTACACACAGTGGTTGACTATCCTCAAACCATTCTTTGCTAGTGATATAAACCAACTGAACTGTTCATCTGAGCctgattgttttatttattacttaaaaTTGGCTTACATGTTTAATATTAAAGACCATTAGTTTCTTGTGGAACACATTTAGATCCCATTAGAGAATGCATCCACAATCATTTACAGGCTAGTTACTAAACTATGACTCTGCAAATACTGTTACATTGTGAGACTGTTGTGACAACCTAGCTATTGTTTTAGTGTATGTATGTTGAGACTGCATTATTTGACAGTGTTCTAAGAGATTGTTATAGTGTATTCAcaatgtgggggaaaaaaggaattACCCAAGACTCAAAATTTAATCTCGTCTGAATCCGACTAATGTTGTGCGAGGAATTACTACAATTTTGATAAATCGGCAGCAGGATAATAATGAGACCTTTTGAGACTATAATGTTGTGATAATATTGTGTTTGCTGGGTATCCGCTTTATCTTCTGTTCCATTTGTTTCAGAAAGAACATTAAACATAACccttcaacatttttttttcaggagggtggctcaaaaaaaaaaaacaacacaaaaaaaggaaaccttaTCCAATTATATCTGAGCTAAGCTCCAGCAGAGCGGACACTAGCTGGGTAAACGTGACCATGACAAACACTAACAAACAGTCGTGACGACAGGGGATGACCTCACGCCGCTATCTTCCGCGTGACGTCGTCCGGAAGCCAGGGGAGCCGAAGATGGCGTCGTTTCGCTGCCGGCGAGATCCGTGCGGTTTCGTTTGTCTTATTTTGACCTATTTTAGTGTGTTTTACGCCGACTACGTGGTTATTCAATACGTGCTGATCCCCGCCTACTCCGGGAGGTAAGGCTATGGGTTGGTGTGGTGTTTACAGAAACAGCACCAGGCTTTATAAAGATGGTGTGGACCGCGGTCGTGACGACATCGAGGCTCCATCACTCCAGTTTATTCACTGCTGTTCTTAACAGCTAGACTGCACCTCAGTGACAGACTTTTTTCAAGCTACATTTCTTCTCCACGAAGATTCACGAAGCGAACTTTGCTTAGCTCGTCGCAAATGGCTATTCCACGACGCACCGGCAATGCCATGAAATATCGTTGACATGTTTGTTTATTGCAGTGTTTGAAGTTGGGATATATTCAGAAGGCGCCGATGCTGGTTTCTGTGCATTAGTGAATCAATGGGTTCAATCAGAGACACAGTTAATGTGTTTTTAGGAGGTCTTTAGTAAAACCAGTGATTCTATGTAGGATTAgttcaaagaaccattattGGAAACCATACCATCTTTGCATGGTTTACATATGCTTTCTTTATGAGGAAGACACTGTTGTAGCTTTATAGTTCCAAACATTTACACCTTCAAAGTGAATTGCTTTGGTTTTATATAGGACCAATTAAAAGAACTAATGAAGTCTCCCTTCAGAAGTGTACAATTTAGGAAACCTAGTTGTAGACCCGTATCTGAGTGTAATTGTAATGCAggcctcttcttttttttaatggattgcACAGCGAAGCTGTATATATGCCCATGCTGTTCAGCCCAAATTATGGTGTGGTATACTGGCAGTGAAAAAAGAATTGCTCAGATGTATTAATGTCATACACTGATGTTTGCCACCTGTTGTTGGATGTGTTTGAAGTCTTTTTTCGGTGGATAGACACATAAAGTAAGTTATTAACATGGCAGGATGTGTGCTGGATGCCACATTGCTAATTACGTGATAGAGAGGGTTGGAAAGTGAGAAGGCATGGATTTTCTCACCCTTGACACCATTATTTTGAAATCTCATTTAGAGCGTCATGGGTCTGtgttgaggttttttttttgttcgtttgttttgggtttttctgTTGGATTTGCAGAAGTGTGGTGCATTTTAAACCCATGCTTCAGTAGAATAATACCTCAAGtaaaaagtaaaggtaaaattccaaaaaaacaacttgagtagaagtaaaagAGTAGCAGGATATAAACATACTTAATTTCACCCGTCTGTAGCGATTCCTATACAACTGATCTCAGTACGTCCAGCATCTATCAACATAGACTTTTCTTTATTGGTCAAAAATCACATATTAACACAGTAAATGTTAATGACCAAAGTAAAAAGTAGATTTTTGTACAAATAattgttttaaatgattttatattGTTATTCTTTGaaacatttcttcttttttttgtttacagtgtatGGTGCACTCTTCATGGATCGATATTTAATGTTATATTGTTACTGCTTCTGGCATGTCATTCGAAAGCAGTTTTCTCAGACCCAGGTGAGTGTCCCATGAAGCTATTACACAATAATACACATGAAGTCATGGTATACTGCAAGATACGATCAGAATGGTGGTATTATCTATGTAATACACTCAAAGGCATGCTATACCGTGGATATTGCCATGGGtatatagtgagagagagatggtgctGCACAAATGTCTTACACTGACTATGTATATTTCGTTGTGCTCTGTTCAACAAGCGATGTTTACAACAAATGACAACTTCAGGACATGATCTACACTTACTTACATACtatacttttttttcctcaacTTAGCAAATCACCAGACAAAAGAAAACACATATGCTAAACTGTCTCCACATTGGTGGAATTAAAGGACATAATTATTCTTGTTAAAGAGACCACAACCAGAAGCTACAGCAGATATTGTGGGTCAGCACCCTCTATAATCATAGAATTCAGCAGTCAAAGATTCCAGGTGTAACACCagcatttatacattttactcTTTGGCTTCCTATGACTTTCTCTTCTGTGCCGGTTTTCGTTTCTGCCCTCTCTCATTCAGCTTCTTGGCGATTCCTTATGATGCTGTATAAACTGCACTACCCAGGGGGCACAACATGACGCTCAGCTGCTCTGATTGTCTCAAGTTCAGTCTAAGACAAGTAATTCTAATGCTGAAAAGTATGTAGCAATGTTCCATCATTTGCTGCTCAAATAGAGATAGCTGAGCTGAGTGGAGTTGGaggattacacacacacacacataatatatGGTATCACACAGATATGTCATTCTTAaagtattatattttattattacacattgcCACTTTTGCACAAAAAATATGTTGATCCAGTTTTGAGAAATGTGAACTTTGTGTCAGAATGTTATTGTGAACGGACTTCATCTTTCACATTGACCTCGAttgaaagttgttttttttccttctcctgtgaagtgtAGTCGAGATATAAGGCTTTTAGGTGGCAACAATGATATGAGTATGGTAAAATGTTTTTGCAAATGGTATCCCCTTTGAGTAAATAAACTTATGTTTTGATACAAAAATCAGTAATCTTGCCTAGTATATTTTCTTCACTGTGGAaattcagaatgaaacacttGATTTGCTGTTTCTGGCCAATACATCAACATGTTAATAAGAGTGGCACCGTCACTTGGAGTGCCTATACTACAGTTCTGATCCTACCGATATTTTATCACATTTTCAGACAACAAAGACTGCTGCATTTAAAAACTAGGGGTCATCTGGATTAGCTTCTCCTTGTATGTTTGGTGAGCAGTCCTTTTAACAAGCttgttattttcattatttttaacaCAACTCTGACAATATAATTGCTAGCCTTAGGTTTTACAGAATAGAACagagatggaaaaaaagaacaactCTTCACTAGCCTCAGGTTCGCATTGTTGAGAAGATCTTGTGCAGGAGAATAAACAAACAgtttttcatgtcttttgtgACTGTTacctggattttacatttttaatgtgtTCATCTGCCATGCTTTAGTCAGAATGGACCCATTTGCACATTCTTGGCATGTTTAATTTTAGCTTATAagtattaaaacaaaatgtATGTGTGATTCAATCAATATCATTCAGAGACGTGGttaattcaatcaaatccatGCAATCATAGaagtttggtaaaaaaaaaagattattgtagagaaacttgccattttctttacagtggttgtGATGAATACCAGGGCTAGgtatgttttttaaatgaataaataaataaagactacTACACACAGTCCATAGAGTTCTTTAATATAATTTGCATATAATTGTACATAAATATTTGATTGGAAACACAAATCTTCTTTGAGCGCTATTTCACTACAATTCCTTGCAATTccaacaaaatacaaataatacaaaaatctTTTTGTGTTATCATACATAGAGATCTGTAGCTTTTGCATGCGATAACCTTCTGTGATGTTTTtcaagcatttcacaccaaactctgaatgtatttgtttacattttaatgattGAATAATGAAATTTTGAAAATGTGGCAGAATTCCCATCCACTATGATATACCAAGATTACTACCTGCTTCTGTAACATGAGCAAAATTGTGGGCCTCTGGGTAAGATCGTTACATAACTAACAAATATTAGTGTCACTGACAATGATGattaagaacaacaaataaatcacTGATATAACGcataagcaaaaaaacaaatgtaactGCATGTGCATAAGTGGGTAAAGcgttttttatgttttgcagGTATGGTGCCTCTCCCTGAGACAGCCATTGACTTTTCAGACCTGAGGTCTCAGTCCAACCGTATGAATGACAGGGTGAGTCCACAAGTTTTAGTGTTGTATGTTAATTAACAATTCTTCAACATTTCTATATTATTTttagaaattaattatttattagaaatatttttttattaaatgtttatctCAATTCTCTGACATATAGGGCTTTTTGAGCTTTGCAAGAAGCTATAAGTATTTCTAATTATATACAGAGCTGGTCTAGACATCTCTTTCTGTAAGAGCTAAATAAATAGTTTGACCAAAAATTTAACTAACATGATAGATCGTTTACACAAGATGCAAAAGAAATTTatctttagtttagaatggaAAATGTGAGACTTACAAACATAATCTTTACAAATCTTGACAATGTATTTAGCTTCAATATCAATTGGCTACATAAAcaagtaaaataaatgtatttagtaAATGTCATGAATAAACCTTTTGTAAACAT encodes:
- the eif3f gene encoding eukaryotic translation initiation factor 3 subunit F yields the protein MAVHGPVVKIHPVVLASIADSYERRNEGASRVIGTLLGTIDKHSVEVTNCFSVPHNESEDEVAVDMEFAKNMYELHKKVSPSEVIIGWYATGYDITEHSVLIHEYYSREAQNPIHLTVDTALQSNKMNIRAYVSAQMGVPGKTVGVMFTPLTVKYVYYDTERIGVDLLQRTRASPSRTNGLTSDLAQVGSAAGRIQEMLTTVLSYIEDVLSGKVIADNSVGRYLMDLVNKVPKISAEDFESMLNSNINDLLMVTYLANLTQAQIALNEKLVVL